The Campylobacter sp. genome contains the following window.
AAAGCCCGCCGTAAATTTTAGCCAAAGAGCCGATAGAGCAGGGCGCAAAGATCACTGCATCAATGCCAAAGGAGCCTGAAGCGGGCGGCGCGGCCAGATCATCGTCGGGATAAAATTTTACACTCATAAATTCCGCAGATTTTAAAGCCTCGTCCGCGTCTATGCCGCTTTCAGCGCGTAGAACGCGGCGCGCGCCCTGCGTAAGCACGGCGTGGATTTCATGCGGTGAGCTGGCAAGAAATTTAAGCATATCAAGCCCGATCTCGCAAAAACTGGCGCCGCTTACGCAAACTAAAATTTTCATTTCAAAGCTTTCATATCGAAATTTTGCGGTTTAAAAGTGAGCGGAACGGAAGGAATTTTAAAATTTGAAGTTAAGATGGAGCGGGAAACGAGAGTCGAACTCGCGACATCAACCATGGCAAGGTTGCGCTCTACCACTGAGCTATTCCCGCATGCGGTAAAAATAAAGCGCGATTGTAGCCTATAAATTTTCATTTGTCAATAATTTCTCGCTTAAATTTCATAAATTTTTACGATTTCTCCAGCGCGAACTTTGTCGCATTCGGGATCAGCCAAGAAAAAATGCGATGCCGCAGCCAGCGGTCTGATGCGCCCAGAAGGCGACGGCATAGGCGTAAAAACTCCGCCTTCATATGCGCCTACGGTTAAATTTACTCTGCCGCTTTTTAGCTTCAGATCGCTTGCGAGCTTGGCATAGATCGCCGCTTCTGCGCTAAAAGCCTCGCTTGCGCCGCTAAGCTTAAATAGGATCGGCAGTATGACTGCGCGCGTAAGCACGAAAGCAGCCATCGGATTGCCTGCCATTGCAAAGACGAATTTGCCGTCTTTTGCGAAGCACTTGCTGGGGCGGCCGGGCTTGATATCGATGTGATCGAAAACCTGCAAAAATCCAAGTTCACTCATAGCGCTTTGCATAAAATCCGCCTCCCCGGCACTTGCTCCACCGCTGGTAATTAGCACGTCAAATTTACGCGTAGCAGCGTCTAGCGCCTCGCATACTGCGCTAAAATCATCCTTTAAAATCCCTAAATACTCATTTTCAAAGCCGTATTTTTGTAGCAATGCAGCAATACCGCTAGAGTTGGCGTTATAAATTTCGCGCTCGCTCGCACTCTGCCACGGCTCTTTTAGCTCGTTTCCGCTGGAAAATAGGGCGATTTTAGGACGCGCGTAAACGCTTGCTTCGTAAATTCCTTGCGCGGCAAGAAGCATGATTTTGGCAGGGTTTAAAATTTCGCCACGGCGCAATAAGAGCTCGCTCGCACGCACTTCCTCGCCTTTTTTACGAAAGCCGTCGTGAGCATGAACGGAAGCAGGGATTTTTAGAGTTCCGCCTTGCGCGTTTACATCCTCTAGCCTCGCGACAGAGTCCGCGCCTGCAGGCATTGGCGCGCCGGTCATTATCTTTTGCGCCTGCGCAGCCTTGATTTCATAAAATTTTTCGTCTCCTGCAAAAATCGTAGGCTCTACGATCTCTAGCTCTTCGTCTTTGAATTCCGCCGCGTAGGCATAGCCGTCAAGCGCCGAATTATCGAAGCAGGGTAGGTTTTTAATCGCAGAAATATCGCTAGAAAGGATGCGACCTAGGGCACCGGGAAGAGGCACCATTTCGCTCCGCCTGCTTGATGTGATTTTAGCCGTAGCCAAATCTATAGCCTCATTTATTCCTATCATTTTAAGTCCTTTTTATCATTTTTTACATTTTAAATTCGCGCAGTTAAGATCTCACATAGTATTAAATTCTATGTTTTGCCGGAGTTTGCAAAGCAAAATTTTATCCAAATGAGTGCGCAAAATTTCACGGGCTCAAACTTGCCTTATTTTAATGCGAGCGTTGCTTAAAATTTCAAAGCATATCACTCGTAAAATTCCGCTTTGCCCTCGGAATTCCACCCACATTTGCTTAAAAAATTCCACCACAGATCGTTCATTAAATTTTACCAAAGCTCGCCACTTAAATTCTTAAGGGGTTCATCCTTCGAAATTCTACCAAGATTTGCCTTTAAAATTTCGCCACACTTAGCTTTGGCGATTTAAATGCATTGCTGCTGATAGAATTTACGTGGCTCTTACGCAGCGTGTTGTTTCAGAACACGTTTTGCATAAAATTCCGCATCACTTGCTCGCACAAGATTTTTATTCCGAAGTCCTCATTCCTCCAGCCTATGTATGTCTGCGCCGAGCGCGCTAAGCTTAGCTTCCAGTCTCTCATATCCACGATCTAGATGGTAAATTCTATGTATTTTGCTCTCGCCGCTCGCCGCAAGGGCGGCTAAAACGAGAGCTGAGCTGGCGCGCAGATCGGTCGCCATCACGTCCGCGCCGTTTAGCTTGCCGCCGCTGATCGTCGCGATGTGTCCGTTTAAACGGATATCCGCGCCCATTCTCGAGAGTTCGCTAACATGCATGAAGCGGTTTTCAAAAAGCCTCTCGTCGATGGTGCTGACGCCCGAGGCGATGCATGCTAGCGCCATAAACTGCGCCTGCATATCGGTAGGAAAGCCCGGATATTCGCTCGTGATGATCTCTACGGGTTTGATCTTTGAGGTGGGCAGGATCGTGATCTCGTCGCCGCCGTTTGAAATTTCAAATTTAAAACCCATATCTTCAAATTTTGCAAGCACGGCGCCAAGATGAGCTGCGCAGGTGTGCGTGATCGTGATACGGGAGCCCGTGATTGCGCCTGCGCACAGATAGGTGCCTGCCTCGATGCGATCGGGAATGATCGAAATTTCATCCAAGCTTAAAAGCTCGCCGCCGCTTCCTTTGATGAGGATTTCGTTTGTGCCGATGCCCTCTATGTCGATGCCTGCGCTTTTTAATGCGTTGCAAACGGCGATTACTTCGGGCTCTTTCGCCGCGTTTATGATATGCGTGGTACCGCTTGCTAAAGCCGCCGCCATTACGATATTTTCGGTGCCG
Protein-coding sequences here:
- a CDS encoding UbiX family flavin prenyltransferase, with the protein product MKILVCVSGASFCEIGLDMLKFLASSPHEIHAVLTQGARRVLRAESGIDADEALKSAEFMSVKFYPDDDLAAPPASGSFGIDAVIFAPCSIGSLAKIYGGLCDSLSTRAAAVALKEHKRLVLGVREMPLSAISLRQMSELAALGVIIAPPVIAGYCGVQNLKNFIIGKWCDALGVQNELFKRWQ
- a CDS encoding molybdopterin molybdotransferase MoeA; this translates as MIGINEAIDLATAKITSSRRSEMVPLPGALGRILSSDISAIKNLPCFDNSALDGYAYAAEFKDEELEIVEPTIFAGDEKFYEIKAAQAQKIMTGAPMPAGADSVARLEDVNAQGGTLKIPASVHAHDGFRKKGEEVRASELLLRRGEILNPAKIMLLAAQGIYEASVYARPKIALFSSGNELKEPWQSASEREIYNANSSGIAALLQKYGFENEYLGILKDDFSAVCEALDAATRKFDVLITSGGASAGEADFMQSAMSELGFLQVFDHIDIKPGRPSKCFAKDGKFVFAMAGNPMAAFVLTRAVILPILFKLSGASEAFSAEAAIYAKLASDLKLKSGRVNLTVGAYEGGVFTPMPSPSGRIRPLAAASHFFLADPECDKVRAGEIVKIYEI
- the murA gene encoding UDP-N-acetylglucosamine 1-carboxyvinyltransferase, which encodes MHYLRINGGKKLSGSIKISGAKNAALPLIALSILSKNEVVIKNLPAVSDIHTLIRLLSNLGAKCEFLDANIAKIDPREVNSTKAIYDIVRKMRASILVLGPLLARFRHCEVSLPGGCAIGARPIDLHLSALEKMGAEVKIEQGYVVCTAKKGLKGATINFDKITVTGTENIVMAAALASGTTHIINAAKEPEVIAVCNALKSAGIDIEGIGTNEILIKGSGGELLSLDEISIIPDRIEAGTYLCAGAITGSRITITHTCAAHLGAVLAKFEDMGFKFEISNGGDEITILPTSKIKPVEIITSEYPGFPTDMQAQFMALACIASGVSTIDERLFENRFMHVSELSRMGADIRLNGHIATISGGKLNGADVMATDLRASSALVLAALAASGESKIHRIYHLDRGYERLEAKLSALGADIHRLEE